ATCGCGCAGTGATTCATGCGACTCGTTCATCAGCTGTCCGAAGCGTTGTAGATTATCCTGCTGTAGTGCTTCCACCGAGGATAGCACGCGGGCATTCTCCTCAATGACATGACGCGCGCGATTGCGGACAATCTTATCTTGAATCTGTTCTTCCAGCACATGGTACTGCTCTGGTGTCAGCTGTGCGAGATAATTCAGCTGCTCTACATGTGGCTGCAAAGCGGTCAATGCGGCTTCACATTGCGAGCGACGTTCATTGTATTTGGAATCGACCAGCCCACGGCGCTTGTTCGTATTACCGATAACGATGCGATAATCGCCAGTGTTGAACGGCACATGCTTGTATTCCAGCGTATCGCACATGAGCAGAATCGCATGATCCTTCAAGCCGTTGGCGACAGCAAACTGATCCATAATGCCGCAGTTCACGCCGACAAACTCATTCTCTGCACGCTGCGAAAGGACAGCGATTTCGACAGTGTCAATGTGACCTTTTTCCATTGTCAGTAGTGCGTAAGCGGTAACGACTTCAATGGAAGCTGAGGACGAAAGACCCGATCCATTCGGGATGTTACCGAAGAACAGTAGATCATACCCGCTGCGGACTGGCGTTCCTTTTTCCTGCAAAACAGCGAGGATACCCAGCGGGTAGTCCATCCATTGTTTTGTTCTACCAAATCCAATCTCCGGTAAAGCGAATTCGCCTTCCTGATCTGGAAAGTTGATCGAAGCCAGCCGAATGATGTTATCGTTATTGGTACGAATTGCCAGTGCTGTACCGAATTCCAACGCTGCTGGAAGTACATAGCCGCCGTTATAATCAATATGTTCGCCAATCAGGTTGACGCGCCCCGGTGCGTGGAAGACATGAATCTCACCGTTCACTCCGTATTTATCTGTAAATGCCTGTTTCATCTGTTCCTGATTCATCGGTTAATTCCACCTTATTCCATAAAGTCGGTTTGCTGTCAGCCCTGCGCTGTTATGATCTTAGTATAGCCTGAAAGCGTTATAAAGCGTAATGAACAGATGTGTGGTTTATATGGATAAATGTGACTTCGAGATTGTATAATTATACTGTACAAATATGACGCGTGTATGAACAATAGATAAAGCGAGTATTAATTTTATAGCCTGCGCATTCTAGGACACACAGGGGGTAATGGTTAATGTCCGATAAAACGTATCAAGTAGCACCCAATCCCATTTTCCATGATCAGGGCATGCTGTACGTACTGTTCACAGGCGAAAGTCAGACCCCGCCGTCACATCGACTTGGACCGAAGATTTACGATTATTATCTGTATCATTATGTCGCTGCCGGACGTGGGCAATTTATTACGGAAGATCATACGTATACCCTGCGTGCAGGGGATTCGTTTCTGATTCATCCGGGTCAGCTGGTCAGCTATGTATCGGATCGACAGCAGCCGTGGCATTATCATTGGGTTGCTTTTGCTGGTCAACAGGCGGATGAATTGGTCAAGCAGGCAGGCTTCCGTGCCAGCTTACCTGTTGCACGAACCGCTACCTCCAATGATCAGAATGGCAGCAGCATCCGTCAATATTTGCAGCAGATGCTGCAAGCCTTTTACACGCAAAAGGAAAGCTCCGATCTGGCTTCGCTCGGCTATCTGCATCTGATTATGGCGGAAGCGGGCGAGCTGCTGACACGCGAAGCGGCATTGCCCGGCGCAGAATCCATTACACGGCGTACGGTCAAGCAAATGATTCACTATATGTCTAGTCAGTATGCGCATCCGGTCTCGATTGAAGATATGTGCAGCAGCATCGGCTACAACAGGGCGTATCTTTCGCGTATTTTCAAAAAGGAAACGGGAATGACACCTGTGACCTATCTGCTCAAGCTGCGGATCGATAAGGCGCGTCAACTGCTGCGCGAACGACCGGAGCTATCCACCCAGCAGATCGCCGCATCGGTTGGGCTAACAGATGCGCTGTACTTTTCCAAGCAATTCCGACGCTTCTACGAAGTGTCGCCTAGCCAATATCGTGCCTCGATTCATCCGCCGGAAAGGTAGGAATCGGCTCGAGAAGGGTATCATGATTCAGAACAAATCTTCCAGACTGCGCAATGGATTCTGCTTGAATTCTTTCCAGCTTGCCAGTGGCTCTAAGGTCAGATGTTCTTCATCATAGCAGCTGATTTTGCGTGAACTG
The DNA window shown above is from Paenibacillus sp. JQZ6Y-1 and carries:
- a CDS encoding galactokinase, with protein sequence MNQEQMKQAFTDKYGVNGEIHVFHAPGRVNLIGEHIDYNGGYVLPAALEFGTALAIRTNNDNIIRLASINFPDQEGEFALPEIGFGRTKQWMDYPLGILAVLQEKGTPVRSGYDLLFFGNIPNGSGLSSSASIEVVTAYALLTMEKGHIDTVEIAVLSQRAENEFVGVNCGIMDQFAVANGLKDHAILLMCDTLEYKHVPFNTGDYRIVIGNTNKRRGLVDSKYNERRSQCEAALTALQPHVEQLNYLAQLTPEQYHVLEEQIQDKIVRNRARHVIEENARVLSSVEALQQDNLQRFGQLMNESHESLRDLYEVSCEELDVMVEEARLIAGTIGSRMTGAGFGGCTVSLVHQDQVELFLQEVGKSYEQRTGLKADFYVCSAGDGVTEWN
- a CDS encoding AraC family transcriptional regulator produces the protein MSDKTYQVAPNPIFHDQGMLYVLFTGESQTPPSHRLGPKIYDYYLYHYVAAGRGQFITEDHTYTLRAGDSFLIHPGQLVSYVSDRQQPWHYHWVAFAGQQADELVKQAGFRASLPVARTATSNDQNGSSIRQYLQQMLQAFYTQKESSDLASLGYLHLIMAEAGELLTREAALPGAESITRRTVKQMIHYMSSQYAHPVSIEDMCSSIGYNRAYLSRIFKKETGMTPVTYLLKLRIDKARQLLRERPELSTQQIAASVGLTDALYFSKQFRRFYEVSPSQYRASIHPPER